In a genomic window of Amycolatopsis japonica:
- the corA gene encoding magnesium/cobalt transporter CorA → MPAIPSLGGLRGRSNGRAKSVPERPLPVPLSAYVVDCAVYVEGKRLPGRWTHAEAIKEVRKRHAGFVWIGLHEPDAVQIQGIADTFGLHELAVEDALEAHQRPKLERYDDTLFMVLKTVRYVEHESPATANEIVETGELMAFLGRDFVITVRHGNHSGLARLRRELDQDPERLDLGPSAVLHAIADHVVDHYLDVTTAIESDIDEMETHVFAPRSKVSAEQIYFMKREVLELRRAVMPLGTPLQRLAEGYTRLIPDEVRSYFRDVSDHLTTVAERVSNFDELLTTLVDATLAKITLQQNTDMRKITAWAAIIAVPTALAGIYGMNFDYMPELHWRFGYPVAMTVIFGVCILLYRIFRKNRWL, encoded by the coding sequence ATGCCTGCCATCCCCTCGCTCGGCGGCCTTCGCGGCCGGAGCAACGGCCGCGCCAAGAGCGTCCCCGAACGCCCGCTGCCCGTCCCCCTTTCGGCGTACGTCGTCGATTGCGCGGTGTACGTGGAGGGCAAGCGCCTGCCCGGCCGCTGGACGCACGCCGAGGCCATCAAAGAGGTGCGCAAGCGGCACGCCGGGTTCGTCTGGATCGGCCTGCACGAGCCCGACGCGGTCCAGATCCAGGGCATCGCGGACACCTTCGGACTGCACGAGCTGGCCGTCGAGGACGCGCTCGAAGCACACCAGCGGCCCAAGCTGGAGCGCTACGACGACACGCTGTTCATGGTGCTGAAGACCGTCCGGTACGTCGAGCACGAGTCGCCCGCGACGGCGAACGAGATCGTCGAGACCGGCGAGCTGATGGCCTTCCTCGGCCGTGATTTCGTGATCACCGTGCGGCACGGGAACCACTCGGGGCTCGCGAGGCTGCGCCGCGAACTCGACCAGGATCCGGAGCGGCTCGACCTCGGGCCGTCCGCGGTGCTGCACGCGATCGCGGACCACGTCGTCGACCACTACCTCGACGTCACCACCGCGATCGAGTCGGACATCGACGAGATGGAGACGCACGTCTTCGCGCCGCGCTCCAAGGTGAGCGCCGAGCAGATCTACTTCATGAAGCGCGAGGTGCTCGAACTGCGCCGCGCGGTCATGCCGCTCGGCACCCCGCTGCAGCGGCTCGCCGAGGGCTACACGCGGCTCATCCCGGACGAGGTCCGTTCCTACTTCCGCGACGTCTCCGACCACTTGACGACCGTGGCGGAGCGGGTCTCGAACTTCGACGAGCTGCTGACCACCCTGGTGGACGCCACGCTGGCGAAGATCACGCTCCAGCAGAACACGGACATGCGCAAGATCACCGCGTGGGCGGCGATCATCGCGGTCCCGACGGCGCTCGCCGGCATCTACGGGATGAACTTCGACTACATGCCGGAACTGCATTGGCGTTTCGGCTACCCGGTGGCGATGACGGTCATCTTCGGCGTCTGCATCCTCCTCTACCGAATATTCAGGAAGAACCGCTGGCTCTGA
- a CDS encoding MaoC family dehydratase encodes MVEGTPQHEGLSFQAHAALLVQEEWVQFGRYYEEFEVGAVYKHWPGKTVTEYDDHLFCLITMNHHPLHLDAHYAEETTDFGKNVVVGNYIYSLLLGMSVPDVSGKAIANLEVESLKHVKPTFHGDTIYGETEVLDKTPSKSKDDRGVVYVETRGYKQDGTIVCVFRRKVMVPKRSYGDTRGGEQPGRPVPHE; translated from the coding sequence ATGGTTGAGGGTACTCCTCAACACGAAGGCCTGTCGTTCCAGGCTCACGCCGCGTTACTCGTGCAGGAGGAATGGGTGCAGTTCGGTCGCTATTACGAAGAGTTCGAGGTCGGTGCGGTCTACAAGCACTGGCCGGGCAAAACGGTCACCGAGTACGACGACCACCTGTTCTGCCTCATCACCATGAACCACCATCCGCTGCACCTCGACGCGCATTACGCCGAGGAGACCACCGACTTCGGCAAGAACGTCGTGGTGGGCAACTACATCTACTCGCTGTTGCTGGGGATGTCGGTGCCGGACGTGTCCGGCAAGGCGATCGCCAACCTCGAGGTCGAATCGCTGAAACACGTGAAGCCGACCTTCCACGGCGACACCATCTACGGCGAGACCGAGGTGCTGGACAAGACGCCGTCGAAGTCGAAGGACGACCGGGGCGTCGTCTACGTCGAGACCCGCGGTTACAAGCAGGACGGCACGATCGTCTGTGTGTTCCGTCGCAAGGTGATGGTGCCGAAGCGGTCTTACGGTGACACCCGGGGCGGTGAACAGCCCGGCCGTCCCGTGCCGCACGAATAA
- a CDS encoding PHP domain-containing protein → MRIDLHAHSTASDGTDSPAGLVAAAAKAGLDVVAITDHDTTAGWAPAAEALPPGLTLVPGAELSTISVDPVTGRHISVHLLAYLFDPESAAVVAEQTRLRSERRWRLRVMAERMAADGLPVDPDEVMSLLPEDGSAGRPHLAQALVRAGVVSSVNEAFASYLGNGSGYFVARQDTLVEDAIDMIAEAGGVTVIAHPFAYTRGATISVDVLAGLAEHGLTGVEVDHPNHDEETRVRLHGLAGELGLVRTGSSDYHGTNKTIDLGDETTDPLALEELVARSTGYQVVTR, encoded by the coding sequence ATGCGCATCGACCTGCACGCCCACTCCACCGCCTCCGACGGTACCGACAGCCCTGCCGGGCTGGTCGCCGCCGCCGCGAAGGCGGGCCTCGACGTCGTCGCGATCACCGATCACGACACCACGGCCGGCTGGGCCCCGGCCGCCGAGGCACTTCCGCCGGGGCTCACCCTGGTGCCCGGCGCCGAGCTGTCCACGATCTCCGTCGACCCGGTGACCGGGCGGCACATCAGCGTCCACCTGCTCGCGTACCTCTTCGACCCGGAGTCGGCGGCGGTCGTCGCCGAGCAGACGCGGCTGCGGTCGGAGCGGCGTTGGCGGCTGCGGGTGATGGCCGAACGGATGGCCGCCGACGGTCTCCCGGTGGATCCCGACGAGGTCATGTCGCTGCTTCCCGAGGACGGTTCCGCCGGACGGCCGCATCTCGCGCAGGCCTTGGTGCGTGCCGGTGTCGTCTCGTCGGTGAACGAGGCCTTTGCGAGCTATCTCGGCAACGGCAGCGGATACTTCGTGGCGCGGCAGGACACGCTCGTCGAGGACGCGATCGACATGATCGCGGAGGCGGGCGGGGTCACCGTCATCGCGCATCCCTTCGCTTACACGCGCGGGGCGACCATCAGCGTCGACGTGCTCGCCGGGCTGGCCGAGCACGGGCTCACCGGTGTCGAGGTCGACCACCCGAACCACGACGAGGAGACCCGCGTCCGGCTGCACGGGCTGGCGGGGGAGCTGGGGCTCGTGCGCACCGGGTCGAGCGACTACCACGGCACGAACAAGACCATCGACCTCGGTGACGAGACCACCGATCCGCTCGCGCTCGAAGAGCTCGTCGCGCGGTCCACCGGCTATCAGGTCGTGACCCGGTGA
- a CDS encoding PH domain-containing protein, with protein MFAPRDPDEYLLDTERRVIRIRRHWAVLLWDTFEAVALLAICVLVSYLLPPAAWVIQNILWYAALLVILRFAYVVMEWWVERLVVTDKRFVMTTGVYTTKVLMMPITKVTDLTYERSAWGRMMGYGTMVVESAGQIQALNRIDYLPKPEEFYDTISELVFGDKQKQAERFSMIKAQRAARGKKKVG; from the coding sequence ATGTTCGCCCCACGCGATCCAGACGAGTACCTCCTCGACACCGAGCGGCGGGTCATCAGGATCCGCCGTCACTGGGCGGTGCTGCTGTGGGACACCTTCGAGGCGGTGGCCTTGCTGGCCATCTGCGTCCTGGTGTCCTACCTGCTGCCGCCCGCCGCGTGGGTCATCCAGAACATCCTCTGGTATGCCGCGTTGCTCGTCATCCTGCGCTTCGCGTACGTGGTGATGGAGTGGTGGGTCGAGCGACTGGTCGTCACGGACAAACGGTTCGTGATGACGACCGGCGTCTACACCACCAAGGTGCTGATGATGCCGATCACCAAGGTCACCGACCTCACCTACGAACGTTCGGCGTGGGGCCGGATGATGGGGTACGGGACGATGGTGGTCGAGTCCGCCGGTCAGATCCAGGCACTGAACCGCATCGACTACCTGCCGAAGCCGGAAGAGTTCTACGACACGATTTCCGAGCTCGTCTTCGGCGACAAGCAGAAGCAGGCCGAGCGCTTTTCGATGATCAAGGCGCAGCGTGCGGCCCGCGGTAAGAAGAAGGTCGGTTAG
- a CDS encoding metallophosphoesterase family protein: MKALVVADEVEERLWTSAVRNHPADLVIGAGDLPYDYLEFLAGALDVPCVFVPGNHDPDLSGYTRYGGLSMKDGFPAVWPGPAGGVNADGRIVDVGGLRFAGLGGSVRYNDGPNQWTQRQQARRARRLVRRARFRRWRDGRDVDVLLTHAPPRHCGDREDPPHRGFDCLHRTIELLRPKWLLHGHIHPHGEPVPDRVVGGTTVRNVVGHRIMEFV, translated from the coding sequence ATGAAAGCGCTGGTGGTCGCGGACGAGGTCGAAGAGCGGCTGTGGACGTCCGCCGTCCGCAACCACCCGGCCGACCTCGTGATCGGCGCCGGCGACCTGCCGTACGACTACCTCGAGTTCCTGGCGGGCGCGCTCGACGTGCCGTGCGTGTTCGTCCCCGGGAACCACGACCCCGACCTGTCCGGCTACACCCGCTACGGCGGACTGTCCATGAAGGACGGTTTCCCCGCGGTGTGGCCCGGGCCGGCGGGCGGGGTGAACGCGGACGGGCGGATCGTCGACGTCGGCGGGCTGCGGTTCGCCGGGCTCGGTGGCTCGGTCCGCTACAACGACGGGCCGAACCAGTGGACGCAACGTCAGCAGGCGCGGCGTGCCCGGAGGCTGGTGCGCCGGGCCCGGTTCCGTCGCTGGCGGGACGGCCGGGACGTCGACGTCCTGCTCACGCACGCGCCTCCGCGGCACTGCGGCGACCGCGAGGATCCGCCGCACCGCGGGTTCGACTGTCTCCATCGCACGATCGAGTTGCTGCGGCCGAAATGGTTGCTGCACGGGCATATCCACCCGCACGGTGAACCCGTGCCGGACCGGGTGGTCGGCGGGACCACGGTACGCAACGTGGTCGGGCACCGGATCATGGAGTTCGTATGA
- a CDS encoding PspC domain-containing protein encodes MGFTHSDDREGRPVTNPVAARLTRPRQGRMIGGVCAGIAKRFGTTPGKVRLLAVLSCLLPGPQFIVYLVLWLALPESEY; translated from the coding sequence ATGGGTTTCACACACAGTGATGACAGAGAGGGAAGACCCGTGACGAACCCCGTAGCCGCCCGCTTGACCCGACCGCGCCAGGGCCGCATGATCGGCGGCGTCTGCGCCGGGATCGCCAAACGTTTCGGTACCACGCCGGGCAAGGTCCGCCTGCTCGCCGTGCTGTCCTGCCTGCTGCCCGGGCCGCAGTTCATCGTCTATCTCGTGCTGTGGCTCGCCCTGCCCGAGAGCGAGTACTGA
- a CDS encoding DUF2332 domain-containing protein, with protein sequence MPIGLDEIKSRLRKFATVEAAGVSPLYEHLAAKAAEDDDVAGLLADARGGEARGTLLMATAHRLIQADPIHPLSRYYPSVGGFDGVDSETWPLFRSFLLERADKARAIISSRYTQTNEVRRAALLYPAVTAAAKEAGGKIALLEVGCSAGLLLGLDKYAYRYQCDGGEQLTAGPAKTAVGLHCALDLAPGAVTPKVPKKLTITARAGLDRAPVDLADEDELAWLEACVWADQPDRIRLLRTAAAAQGKQRPELIAGDAVDDLASAAATLPADAPLVVLTSHVLAYLGERRADFLEALRKLAADRPLWWVSEEFYAAALEPLVPGRTDLAEPADQAVLGLVRWEAGVPDVRALARTAPHGQRMTWLPV encoded by the coding sequence ATGCCCATCGGGCTGGATGAGATCAAGAGCCGCCTGCGGAAGTTCGCGACGGTCGAAGCGGCCGGTGTTTCGCCGCTTTACGAGCACCTGGCGGCGAAGGCGGCCGAGGACGACGACGTCGCCGGGCTGCTGGCCGACGCCCGTGGCGGTGAAGCACGCGGAACACTGCTCATGGCGACCGCGCACCGCCTCATCCAGGCCGACCCCATCCACCCGCTCTCGCGGTACTACCCGTCCGTCGGCGGTTTCGACGGCGTGGACTCGGAGACGTGGCCCTTGTTCCGCTCGTTCCTGCTGGAGCGGGCGGACAAGGCGCGCGCGATCATCTCCTCGCGGTACACGCAGACCAACGAGGTCCGCCGTGCCGCGCTGCTCTATCCCGCGGTGACGGCGGCGGCGAAGGAGGCGGGCGGCAAGATCGCGCTGCTCGAAGTCGGCTGCAGCGCGGGCCTGCTCCTCGGCCTGGACAAGTACGCCTACCGCTACCAGTGCGACGGCGGCGAGCAGCTCACCGCCGGGCCCGCGAAGACCGCGGTCGGCCTGCACTGCGCGCTGGACCTCGCGCCCGGCGCCGTAACGCCGAAGGTGCCGAAGAAGCTGACGATCACGGCCCGAGCCGGACTCGACCGCGCCCCGGTGGACCTGGCCGACGAAGACGAACTCGCGTGGCTCGAAGCCTGTGTCTGGGCCGACCAGCCGGATCGGATCCGGCTCCTGCGCACGGCCGCGGCGGCACAAGGCAAGCAACGCCCTGAGCTGATCGCCGGCGACGCCGTCGACGATCTCGCCTCGGCGGCCGCCACGCTGCCCGCCGACGCGCCGCTCGTCGTGCTGACCAGCCACGTGCTGGCGTACCTGGGGGAGCGGCGGGCCGACTTCCTCGAAGCGCTCCGGAAGCTCGCCGCGGACCGGCCGCTGTGGTGGGTCAGCGAGGAGTTCTACGCCGCCGCGCTGGAGCCGCTGGTGCCCGGCAGGACCGATCTGGCCGAACCGGCGGACCAGGCCGTGCTCGGGCTCGTCCGGTGGGAAGCCGGCGTCCCGGACGTGCGGGCGCTGGCCAGAACGGCGCCGCACGGGCAGCGGATGACCTGGCTGCCGGTTTAG
- a CDS encoding MFS transporter — protein sequence MSDSSTAVATPPGDAAAQHSNPHHARRWLILVMIGLAQLMVVLDATVVNIALPSAQRDLGFSNDARQWVVTAYALAFGSLLLLGGRLADLFGRKRAFLVGLAGFAIVSAIGGAASSIEMLLVARAAQGVFGALLAPAALSLLTTTFTDPKERGKAFGVFGAIGGGGAAIGLLLGGVLTEYLDWRWSMYVNIIFAVIAFAGSFVLLKNSETEGPRPKLDIPGTITASAGLFALVYGFANAERDSWSSISVWGFLAAGVVLLAAFVVIQQRAEHPLLPLRVLLDRDRGGSYLAMFLLAIGMFSIFLFLTFYIQLNLGFTPVQSGVAFLPMVATLMASATSATAVLLPKFGAKPLVSLGMLIAGAGLFWLSAIDVTSTYTGGVLFPLMVMGVGIGLAMAPAMSVATFGVDTHDAGVASAAVNTAQQVGGSIGTALLSTLAGNAATSFTAGKVPSAQLAAEAAVHSYTTAFVWGGWIFVIGAVICGLLLRSGAPAKAPEGASEATPVAVHM from the coding sequence ATGTCTGACTCATCCACCGCTGTCGCCACGCCGCCGGGGGACGCGGCCGCGCAGCACTCCAACCCGCACCACGCCAGGAGATGGCTGATCCTGGTGATGATCGGGCTCGCCCAGCTGATGGTGGTGCTCGACGCCACCGTCGTGAACATCGCGCTCCCGTCGGCGCAGCGGGACCTCGGCTTCTCGAACGACGCCCGCCAATGGGTCGTCACCGCCTACGCGCTCGCGTTCGGCAGCCTGCTCCTGCTCGGCGGGCGGCTCGCGGACCTCTTCGGCCGCAAACGCGCGTTCCTCGTCGGGCTCGCCGGCTTCGCCATCGTGTCCGCGATCGGCGGCGCCGCGAGCAGTATCGAAATGCTGCTCGTCGCCCGTGCGGCACAGGGTGTCTTCGGCGCGCTTCTCGCCCCGGCGGCCCTTTCGCTGCTGACCACGACGTTCACCGATCCGAAGGAGCGCGGCAAGGCGTTCGGTGTCTTCGGAGCCATCGGTGGTGGCGGCGCGGCGATCGGCCTGCTGCTCGGCGGCGTGCTGACCGAGTACCTCGACTGGCGCTGGTCGATGTACGTCAACATCATCTTCGCGGTGATCGCGTTCGCCGGTTCGTTCGTGCTGCTGAAGAACTCCGAGACCGAGGGCCCGCGCCCGAAGCTCGACATCCCCGGCACGATCACCGCGTCGGCCGGTCTCTTCGCGCTCGTCTACGGCTTCGCGAACGCCGAGCGCGACTCGTGGTCCTCGATCTCGGTGTGGGGTTTCCTCGCCGCCGGTGTCGTGCTGCTCGCCGCTTTCGTGGTGATCCAGCAGCGTGCCGAACATCCGCTCCTGCCGCTGCGCGTGCTGCTCGACCGCGACCGCGGCGGGTCGTACCTCGCGATGTTCCTGCTCGCCATCGGGATGTTCTCGATCTTCCTGTTCCTCACCTTCTACATCCAGCTGAACCTCGGGTTCACGCCGGTGCAGAGCGGTGTCGCGTTCCTGCCGATGGTGGCCACCCTGATGGCCAGCGCGACGTCGGCGACGGCCGTGCTGCTGCCGAAGTTCGGCGCGAAACCGTTGGTGTCACTGGGAATGCTGATCGCCGGGGCCGGGCTGTTCTGGCTCTCGGCCATCGACGTCACGAGCACGTACACCGGCGGGGTGCTGTTCCCGCTGATGGTCATGGGCGTCGGCATCGGCCTCGCGATGGCGCCCGCGATGAGCGTCGCGACCTTCGGTGTCGACACGCACGACGCCGGTGTCGCGTCGGCGGCGGTCAACACCGCGCAGCAGGTCGGCGGCTCGATCGGGACCGCGCTGCTGAGCACGCTGGCCGGTAACGCGGCGACGTCGTTCACTGCCGGGAAGGTGCCTTCGGCGCAACTGGCTGCCGAAGCGGCGGTGCACAGCTACACGACCGCTTTCGTGTGGGGCGGGTGGATCTTCGTCATCGGTGCGGTGATCTGCGGGCTGCTGCTGCGGTCGGGTGCTCCGGCGAAGGCTCCCGAAGGCGCTTCGGAGGCTACGCCGGTCGCCGTGCACATGTAG
- a CDS encoding RecB family exonuclease: MEQIGFDFGVEAPRKLTKVSPARLATFEDCPRRYRMSYLDRPSPVRTGAWAHSTLGAVVHNALRALFDLPVVKRVPQRAMALVAEHWKDAGFEDADQAARYRARAKAWVAEYVEHNDVSVDPVGLERWVSAPVTLEPGSGPSLIIEGRADRIDQRGRELVIIDYKTGRREPDEYEARSSQALALYAVAAARTLRTPCYQVELHHVPTGTIAAAEHTEQSLKRHLQRADETAGDLRLATDTLDAGGDEDVLFPARPGRRCSWCDFRPSCAAGQEAGPAAQPWELLAP, translated from the coding sequence ATGGAGCAGATTGGTTTCGACTTCGGCGTCGAAGCGCCGCGCAAGCTGACGAAGGTCTCGCCCGCGCGCCTCGCGACGTTCGAAGATTGCCCGCGCCGCTACCGCATGTCGTATCTGGACCGCCCGTCCCCGGTACGCACCGGCGCGTGGGCACACAGCACGCTGGGTGCGGTGGTGCACAACGCTTTGCGGGCGTTGTTCGACCTGCCGGTGGTCAAGCGCGTGCCGCAGCGGGCGATGGCGCTCGTCGCCGAACACTGGAAGGACGCCGGGTTCGAAGACGCCGACCAGGCCGCCCGGTACCGCGCCAGGGCCAAGGCCTGGGTCGCGGAGTACGTCGAGCACAACGACGTCAGCGTCGATCCGGTCGGGCTGGAGCGCTGGGTTTCGGCGCCGGTCACGCTCGAGCCGGGCAGCGGGCCCAGCCTCATCATCGAGGGCCGCGCCGACCGGATCGACCAGCGTGGCCGGGAATTGGTGATCATCGACTACAAGACCGGCCGTCGTGAGCCGGACGAGTACGAGGCCCGTTCGTCGCAGGCATTGGCGCTGTACGCGGTCGCGGCCGCCAGGACCCTGCGCACGCCGTGCTACCAGGTCGAGCTGCACCACGTGCCCACCGGCACCATCGCGGCCGCCGAGCACACCGAGCAGAGCCTCAAACGGCATCTCCAACGCGCCGACGAGACCGCCGGGGACCTGCGGCTGGCAACGGATACCCTGGACGCCGGCGGCGACGAGGACGTGTTGTTCCCGGCGCGCCCGGGCCGCCGTTGCTCATGGTGCGACTTCCGGCCCAGTTGCGCGGCCGGCCAGGAGGCCGGTCCCGCGGCTCAGCCATGGGAGTTGCTGGCGCCCTAG
- a CDS encoding ParB N-terminal domain-containing protein: MKDTGFPRADAEHDFLRARRRQVLSRLANWLRGEPDDVNIMLPFHEVVDALGYLGERKIGARVIRLDSIVGSVDRGRDFDRRFRPTSGRVRERWERLALATRRGESIPPIEVYRVGELHFIIDGHHRVSVAHAMRLSTIEAMVTEVRTKLDPSGIRYRGDLIVKDYRRLFLERVPLSGHARASVVFTDPWDYARLGEHVEAWGFRLMQDEGAYSDRATLAQRWFDEEFVPVVAMLRQADLIGARTDAEAYLWVACERYRLIRTHRWDDEVFEAVRSQSR; this comes from the coding sequence ATGAAGGACACCGGTTTTCCCCGTGCGGACGCGGAACACGACTTCCTGCGCGCACGACGACGTCAGGTGTTGTCACGGCTGGCGAACTGGCTGCGCGGCGAACCCGACGACGTCAACATCATGCTGCCGTTCCACGAGGTGGTCGACGCGCTCGGTTATCTCGGCGAGCGGAAGATCGGGGCGCGGGTGATCCGGCTCGACTCGATCGTCGGCAGCGTCGACCGCGGCCGCGATTTCGACCGCCGTTTCCGCCCCACGTCCGGGCGGGTGCGCGAACGCTGGGAACGGCTGGCGCTCGCCACCCGGCGCGGCGAATCGATCCCGCCGATCGAGGTGTACCGCGTGGGCGAACTGCATTTCATCATCGACGGGCACCATCGCGTCTCGGTGGCGCACGCGATGCGACTGTCCACAATAGAGGCGATGGTCACCGAGGTGCGGACCAAACTGGACCCGAGCGGGATCCGGTACCGCGGCGACCTGATCGTCAAGGACTACCGGCGGCTGTTCCTGGAGCGGGTCCCGCTTTCGGGGCACGCGCGGGCTTCGGTGGTGTTCACCGATCCGTGGGATTACGCGCGGCTCGGCGAGCACGTGGAGGCGTGGGGTTTCCGGCTGATGCAGGACGAAGGGGCGTACTCGGATCGGGCGACGCTGGCGCAGCGGTGGTTCGACGAGGAGTTCGTGCCGGTGGTGGCGATGTTGCGGCAGGCGGACCTGATCGGCGCGCGGACGGACGCCGAGGCGTATCTGTGGGTGGCGTGCGAACGGTACCGGCTGATCCGGACGCACCGGTGGGACGACGAGGTCTTCGAGGCGGTGCGGTCACAGTCCCGCTGA
- a CDS encoding TetR/AcrR family transcriptional regulator, with the protein MARDLAPAAPARPLRRDAELNRQRIIAAARDVFGERGLEATLDDVAHHAGVGVGTVYRRFPSKEHLVEAMFVDQFETIREFAEEALRAEDPWDGFADFTWRAAELHAGDRGLREVMLSNVFGQERVAEAKSRMVPLITQLVERAQTAGVLRADIVPTDMPLLHQMIGSVIEFTHGIQPDLWRRCLAMLLDGLRAEPGRATPLPHPPLDVEALEEVMCSFRLPKLRS; encoded by the coding sequence ATGGCTCGGGACCTCGCTCCCGCCGCACCGGCGCGGCCGCTGCGGCGCGACGCTGAACTCAATCGGCAACGCATCATCGCGGCGGCACGCGACGTCTTCGGCGAGCGCGGGCTCGAAGCGACGCTCGACGACGTCGCGCATCACGCCGGCGTCGGCGTCGGCACCGTCTATCGCCGCTTTCCCAGCAAGGAACACCTGGTCGAGGCGATGTTCGTCGACCAGTTCGAGACGATCCGCGAGTTCGCCGAAGAAGCGCTTCGCGCCGAAGACCCGTGGGACGGCTTCGCGGACTTCACCTGGCGTGCGGCCGAACTGCACGCCGGTGACCGCGGGTTACGGGAAGTCATGCTGTCGAACGTCTTCGGCCAGGAGCGTGTCGCCGAGGCGAAATCGCGCATGGTGCCGTTGATCACACAGCTCGTCGAACGGGCTCAGACCGCCGGAGTGCTCCGCGCCGACATCGTGCCGACGGACATGCCGCTGCTGCACCAGATGATCGGCTCGGTCATCGAGTTCACGCACGGTATCCAGCCGGACCTGTGGCGCCGGTGCCTCGCGATGCTGCTGGACGGCCTGCGTGCCGAACCGGGCCGCGCAACCCCGCTGCCGCATCCCCCGCTGGACGTCGAGGCTCTGGAAGAAGTCATGTGCTCCTTCCGGCTGCCGAAGCTGCGCTCCTGA
- a CDS encoding NUDIX hydrolase has protein sequence MNTVSDSTVRCVGGIVHDELGRILLIRRANEPGRGLWSVPGGRVEPGETDEAAVIREMCEETGLDVIPGTPVGNVRRGPYDIHDYACTVTGGTLRAGDDATDARWIDAETLIELDKGGHLAELLFVTLRDWGVLPTGRS, from the coding sequence ATGAACACCGTTTCGGACAGCACCGTCCGCTGTGTCGGCGGCATCGTCCATGACGAACTCGGCCGGATTCTGCTGATCCGGCGCGCGAATGAACCCGGACGTGGACTGTGGTCGGTCCCCGGCGGACGCGTCGAACCAGGCGAAACGGACGAAGCGGCCGTCATTCGCGAGATGTGCGAAGAGACCGGGCTCGACGTGATACCGGGCACACCTGTCGGCAACGTCCGCCGCGGCCCGTACGACATCCACGACTACGCCTGCACGGTCACCGGCGGCACTCTCCGTGCCGGGGACGACGCCACCGACGCCCGGTGGATCGACGCCGAAACCTTGATCGAACTCGACAAAGGCGGCCACCTGGCCGAACTCCTGTTCGTCACTCTCCGCGACTGGGGAGTGCTGCCGACCGGGCGCTCGTGA
- a CDS encoding MarC family protein, producing MTITDFFDARLFMSATITLIVIMDPPGTVPVFLSLTGRKSVAFRAKAARQAVLVSLLVISLFAVAGQAILSYLGIGIPALQGAGGLLLLLIALQLLTGKTGGEAEAAGDDVNVALVPLGTPLLAGPGAIAATIVFVRQADGHVGAYVALALSIVTVHFVLYLCMRYSGVVIRLIKESGITLLAKIAGLLLAAIAVELVANSVKGFISGT from the coding sequence GTGACGATCACGGACTTCTTCGACGCGCGCCTGTTCATGAGCGCGACGATCACGCTGATCGTCATCATGGACCCGCCCGGCACGGTGCCGGTGTTCCTCAGCCTGACCGGCCGCAAGTCGGTGGCGTTCCGCGCCAAGGCCGCGCGGCAGGCGGTGCTGGTGTCGTTGCTGGTGATCTCGCTGTTCGCCGTCGCGGGACAGGCGATCCTGTCGTACCTCGGCATCGGGATCCCGGCGCTGCAGGGCGCGGGCGGGCTGTTGCTGCTGCTCATCGCGCTGCAACTGCTGACCGGCAAGACCGGCGGCGAGGCCGAGGCGGCGGGCGACGACGTCAACGTCGCCCTCGTCCCGCTCGGGACGCCGCTGCTCGCCGGCCCGGGCGCGATCGCCGCGACCATCGTCTTCGTGCGGCAGGCCGACGGTCACGTCGGCGCGTACGTGGCTCTCGCGCTTTCGATCGTGACGGTGCACTTCGTGCTGTACCTGTGCATGCGGTACTCGGGCGTGGTGATCCGGCTGATCAAGGAAAGCGGGATCACGCTGCTGGCGAAGATCGCCGGTCTGCTGCTGGCCGCGATCGCGGTCGAGCTGGTGGCGAACTCGGTGAAGGGCTTCATCTCGGGCACGTGA